From a single Calothrix sp. NIES-2098 genomic region:
- a CDS encoding major facilitator superfamily MFS_1, whose amino-acid sequence MFPTEPAAVNNGFGALLKNRGFMLLWIGQLVSQLADKVFFVLMIALLENYPPPPGLAENSMYSTLMVAFTVPAILFGSAGGIFVDRFPKKLIMVGSDLVRGGLTLLIPFLPREFLILLILTFAISTVTQFFAPAEQAAIPLLVRRENLMAANALFSSTMMGALIVGFAIGEPMLSWAKSLLGEEYGQELVVSTLYFLSGAIMQPIHFKEDKPIVEHRGSNHLWSEFTESLRYLKKNRLVLNAMLQLVTLYCVFAALTVLTIRLAADFGLKEKQFGFFLAAAGVGMVLGAGILGHWSVKLHRKPLPLIGFLMMSLVLGVFTFTHNLLLALGLCALLGVGASLIGVPMQTLIQQQAPPNMHGKVFGFQNHAVNIALSLPLAITGPLTDILGLRVVLVAMSLIVAAVGVWAWQNTRRVLQDVI is encoded by the coding sequence ATGTTTCCAACGGAACCTGCTGCTGTTAATAACGGGTTTGGCGCACTGCTGAAAAACCGCGGTTTTATGCTCTTATGGATTGGGCAACTGGTTTCCCAGTTAGCAGATAAGGTGTTCTTCGTTTTGATGATTGCCTTACTGGAAAATTACCCACCACCACCAGGATTGGCAGAAAATTCAATGTACTCAACTTTGATGGTGGCCTTTACAGTCCCAGCCATTTTATTTGGTTCTGCGGGTGGCATTTTTGTTGACCGCTTTCCCAAAAAGTTGATTATGGTTGGCTCAGATTTGGTGCGTGGGGGTTTAACTCTATTAATTCCGTTTTTACCAAGAGAATTTTTGATTCTTTTGATACTTACCTTTGCCATCTCCACGGTGACGCAGTTTTTTGCCCCAGCAGAACAAGCTGCCATTCCTCTACTGGTGCGGCGTGAAAATTTAATGGCAGCAAATGCCTTATTTAGCAGCACAATGATGGGTGCTTTAATCGTTGGCTTTGCCATTGGAGAGCCAATGTTGAGTTGGGCGAAGAGTTTACTGGGAGAAGAATACGGCCAAGAGTTGGTAGTTAGCACGCTATATTTTTTATCGGGTGCGATTATGCAGCCGATTCATTTTAAAGAAGATAAACCTATAGTTGAGCATCGGGGATCGAATCACCTGTGGTCTGAATTTACCGAGAGTTTGCGCTATCTCAAGAAAAACCGTTTGGTGTTAAATGCTATGTTGCAACTCGTAACTCTATATTGCGTGTTTGCAGCCTTAACAGTATTGACAATTAGATTAGCAGCCGACTTTGGTTTAAAAGAGAAACAGTTTGGTTTTTTCTTAGCAGCCGCCGGGGTAGGGATGGTCTTGGGTGCGGGAATTTTAGGACACTGGAGTGTGAAATTGCATCGCAAACCCTTACCCTTAATCGGATTTTTGATGATGTCCTTGGTGTTAGGGGTGTTTACTTTTACCCATAACTTATTATTGGCTCTAGGACTTTGTGCATTATTAGGTGTAGGTGCTTCCTTAATTGGCGTGCCAATGCAAACTTTAATTCAACAACAAGCGCCACCCAATATGCATGGTAAAGTTTTCGGCTTTCAAAATCATGCCGTAAATATTGCTCTTTCTTTACCTCTGGCAATTACCGGGCCATTAACTGATATTCTAGGTTTGCGTGTTGTACTTGTAGCTATGAGCCTGATAGTCGCTGCTGTGGGTGTTTGGGCTTGGCAAAATACCCGCCGGGTATTGCAGGACGTAATTTAA